The genomic segment CTCTCCGAACTCGAACTGGTGGAAAGCGAACTCAAGGCCCTGGAATCCACGATTCTGGACGATTACACGGTCAAGGAACGTACCGTGGGCAAGGGCATGTTGACCAAGGAACAGGCCTACGAGCTGGGTGCCGCCGGACCGACCCTGCGGGGAAGCGGTATCGCCCAGGATTGCCGACAGCTGAACTATGCCGCGTTCAGTGACTTGGAGTTTGAGCCGGTGGTGGAATACGACGGGGATTCCTATGCCCGCAGCAAGGTGCGCTACCGGGAAACTCTGCAGTCCATTGATCTTGTCCGCCAGGCCCTGCACAAGCTTCCCGATGGCGAGATCAACGTCAAGGTCAAAGGAAATCCGGAGGGTGAGGGTGTCGCCCGGGTTGAGCAGCCACGGGGGGAGCTGTTCTACTACTTCAAGGGCAACGGCACCAAGCACTTGGAACGCTTGCGCATTCGCACACCCACCTTCGCGAATATCCCTCCTCTGGCAGTCATGTTGCCGGGGATTGAGCTGGCGGACGTACCGGTGGTCGTGCTCTCCATTGACCCTTGCATCAGCTGCACGGAACGCTAGGAGACCTGTCATGTTCAAGATTACACCGATGACCAAAAACGTCCTGAAGAACCTGTTCACCAAGAAATCCACCAGGCCCTATCCGTTTGTGATCCGGGAGCCGTTTGAAGAATCTCGCGGTGAGCTCTATAATGACATCGACAATTGTATTTTCTGTTCGACATGTGCCCGGAAATGTCCTTCCCAGTGCATTACCGTGGACAAGGTAAAGGGAATCTGGACCTGCGACCCCTTTGTGTGTGTCTATTGTGGAACGTGCATGGAGGCTTGTCC from the Desulfonatronum thioautotrophicum genome contains:
- a CDS encoding nickel-dependent hydrogenase large subunit, which codes for MAKTIIPFGPQHPVLPEPIHLSLTVEDEIVTQAVPALGYVHRGLEKLCDIRDYHHMIQVVERVCGICSKIHAMCYCHGLEEMMQIEVPPRAKYLRTIWSELHRVHSHLLWLGLFADGFGFEALFYQLWKIRERVMDINEATTGNRVIVSVNVMGGVRKDLSPTQIRWILSELELVESELKALESTILDDYTVKERTVGKGMLTKEQAYELGAAGPTLRGSGIAQDCRQLNYAAFSDLEFEPVVEYDGDSYARSKVRYRETLQSIDLVRQALHKLPDGEINVKVKGNPEGEGVARVEQPRGELFYYFKGNGTKHLERLRIRTPTFANIPPLAVMLPGIELADVPVVVLSIDPCISCTER
- a CDS encoding 4Fe-4S binding protein, with protein sequence MFKITPMTKNVLKNLFTKKSTRPYPFVIREPFEESRGELYNDIDNCIFCSTCARKCPSQCITVDKVKGIWTCDPFVCVYCGTCMEACPTHCLHHKRTWRPVSGQREMIEMQGTPPKPKKKAAAKTEEAGG